AGTCTGCTCAGCACCCACATTCACCTTGCAGACACTGAGTTTGTCGGCATTGGGATGCCGCTCGCAGGCCACGACTTCACCGACCACAACACCTTGAGCCAGCAGAGAGAGATCTTCCAGCTCCTCCACTTCAAATCCAGCCATCGACAAGCGTTCACCCAGTTGATCAGCGGGCTCATTCACCTGCACCAAATCCTGCAGCCAGGAGAGAGAAACCCGCATTGGGAGCTCGAAGTCAGCGCGTGATCCTACGAACTCACAATTACTGCTGAAAGCCTGGAGTGGGGTGAGGTGGACCTGTAAAGTGGATGTTTGTCATTTCGCTTCGCAACTGCGGCGCTACGTCCTTTATGGCCAAGAACAAGGGCGTCCGGATCGTTGTCACCATTGAGTGCACCGAATGCCGGTCCGTTCCCGCCTCCGAAAAGCGTTCTCCCGGTGTGTCCCGCTACACGACCGAGAAAAATCGTCGGAACACCACAGAAAGGCTGGAACTGATGAAGTTCTGCCCGCAGCTCAA
This genomic window from Synechococcus sp. MIT S9220 contains:
- the rpmG gene encoding 50S ribosomal protein L33, producing the protein MAKNKGVRIVVTIECTECRSVPASEKRSPGVSRYTTEKNRRNTTERLELMKFCPQLNKMTLHKEIK